The sequence below is a genomic window from bacterium.
CCATCGGCTTCGACATGGACCACACGCTCGCCCTCTACGACCCCCACGTCTTCGAGCAGCTCTGCTTCGAGATGGCCGTCGCGCTGCTCGTGGAGGCCAAGGGGTACCCCGAGAGCCTGCGCGAGGTGGCGTACGACCGCACCGCCGTCACCCGCGGCCTGATCGTCGACCGCCGCCTGGGCAACCTGGTCAAGGTGGACGCCTACGGCTACGTGGCGCGCGTCCGCCACGGCGGGCGGCTGCTGTCGAAGGTCGAGCGGCGGGAGGCCTACAAGCGGGGCCGCATCCGGCTGAGTCCGAACCGCTACCGCGTCGTCGACACCCTGTTCGACCTGCCGGAGGGCTCGCTCTACTCGGCGCTGGTGGCCCTGAAGGACGGGCAGCCCGGGCTGCTGCGCCCGAGCTACAAGACGCTGTTCGACGACATCCGCGACGCGATCGACACCATCCACCGCGACGGCTCGCTGAAGCGCCGCATCATGGCCGACCTGCCCCGCTACTTCGTGCGCGACCCCCTGCTGGCGCCGACGCTGCGCCGCTTCCGCGAGGCGGGCAAGAAGCTGTTCCTGCTCACGAACTCCGAGCCCGACTACACCGGCGCCGTCATGAACTACATCCTCGGCGGCGAGGACGGCCCCTGGGACGACCTCTTCGACCTGGTCATCTGCACCGCGCGCAAGCCGGGCTTCTTCCTGCCCAAGGGCAAGGGCGAGCGCATCCCGGTCGACACGGTGCCGCACCTGCCGAACCGCCGCGGGCAGTGCTTCACGGGGGGCGACGCGTTCTACCTGGAGTCCAAGCTCGGCGCGATCGGCGACGCGATCCTGTACTTCGGCGACCACACCTACGGCGACATCCTGCGCAGCAAGAAGTCGGTCGGCTGGCGCACCGCCATGATCGTGCCGGAGGTGGAGGAGGAGACCCTCGCCGCGGAGCCGCTGCGCGGGACGATGGCCGGCCTCGAGGAGATCGAGGATTCGCTGGAGGACCTGGGGCTGGAGCGCGACCACCTGCTGTCGTTGCCCGACCACGACCCCGTGGTCGTGCAGGAGCTGCAGGAGCGCATCCAGGCCAGCCTGGGACGGCGGGCCCAGCTGCAGAAGCGGATCGCCGCGGTCTACAACCCCTGGTGGGGCTCGATCTTCCGCGAGGGGCGGGCGGTCAGCCGCTTCGGCGCCCAGATCCGCGACGTCGCCTGCGTCTACACCAGCCGCGTCAGCAACCTGTCGCGCTACCCGGTGCAGAAGTTCTTCTCGAGCACGGGCGAGCGGATGCCGCACGAGTGACGCGGGCCGCCGTTACTTCCAGTGTTCGCTCAGGAACTGGTCGACCTCGGGGATGCCGCCCTGGTACACGAGGTAGCCGTTGTAGGGCTCCCGCTCGGTGATGTCGCGCGCGATCGGGGTCAGCATGATGCGGGCGACCTCGGCGGGGTCCTGCGTCTGGCCCAGCGCCCAGCCCAACTTCATGTAGGCCACCTCGGGCAGCATGTTGGCCGCGGGCACGACGCCCAGCTCCATGATCTCGCGCCCGGTCTCGTACACGTACATCTGCACGAAGCCCCAGAGCGTCTGCACGGTCATGAACATCGAGACGCCCGCCCGGTGGGCCCGCTCCAGCGCGGGGTACAGGGGGCGGTTGACGTGGCCCAGCCCCGTGCCCGCGATGATGATCCCCTTGTAGCCGTGGTCGACCAGGCTGTCGATGACGTCCGGCTTCATGCCCGGGTAGTAGTAGACCAGCGAGACCCGGTCGTCGAAGACGGCCTTGATCGAGACGTCGCGGTCGGCGCGGCGGCGGCGGTAGTCGTTGCGGAACGGCGTGACGCCGCCCTGGTCGACCTTGCCCAGCGGGATGTCGCTCAGGGTGCGGAAGGTCGAGCGGTACGAGGAGTGCATCTTGCGCACGCGGGTGCCCTGGTGCAGCAGGCCGTACTGGTCGCTCGTGGGGCCGAACATGCAGACCATCACCTCGGCGAGGTCGCTGGTCGCGGCCGTGCGCGTGGCGTTCATGAGGTTGATGGCGGCGTCGGAGCTGGGCCGGTCGCTCGAGCGCTGGCTGCCGACCATGACGATCGGCACCGGCGGGTCCTGGACCATGAAGGAGAGGATGGCCGCGGTGTGGTGCATGGTGTCGGTGCCGTGGCCCACCACGATGCCGTCGACGCCGGTGGCGATCTCGCGCCCGATGGCCTCGGCCAGGCCGATCCACTGCTCGGGGCCCATGTTCTCGCTGAACACGCCGTAGAGCTTCTCGGTCTCCAGGTTGCAGACGTCCGCCAGCTCGGGCACCGAGCCGTACAGCTCGCCGGGCGAGAAGGCGGGGATCACGGCGCCGGTGCGGTAGTCCAGGCGCGAGGCGATCGTGCCGCCGGTGCCCAGCAGCTTGACGCGGGGCTTGCCCTCGGAGTAGGGGAAGGCCTTCTCCGGGATCTTGTAGTTGGCGACCTTGCGCCCGTGGACCGTGATCTCCTGCATGCCGCCGACGTGCAGGCCGATGTTGTAGCCGGTCGACATCTTCAGCACGACGTGCTCCGGGTCGGCCATCTCGTTGCGCGGCAGGATGAGCCCGCGGAACTCGCCGCGGTCGGTGCGGACGGTGACGTCGCTCCACACCAGCGCCTCGAACCGCCGGAGCACCGACAGCGCGGGGTCGCGGTAGCCCTTGTAGTCCTCGCTGACGTTCCCGCTCACGACGTCGCCTCCTCGGCCC
It includes:
- a CDS encoding HAD-IG family 5'-nucleotidase; the encoded protein is MPHHHVTADPETDGLRGDPPPRHLRVHTHRNLRLASIAAIGFDMDHTLALYDPHVFEQLCFEMAVALLVEAKGYPESLREVAYDRTAVTRGLIVDRRLGNLVKVDAYGYVARVRHGGRLLSKVERREAYKRGRIRLSPNRYRVVDTLFDLPEGSLYSALVALKDGQPGLLRPSYKTLFDDIRDAIDTIHRDGSLKRRIMADLPRYFVRDPLLAPTLRRFREAGKKLFLLTNSEPDYTGAVMNYILGGEDGPWDDLFDLVICTARKPGFFLPKGKGERIPVDTVPHLPNRRGQCFTGGDAFYLESKLGAIGDAILYFGDHTYGDILRSKKSVGWRTAMIVPEVEEETLAAEPLRGTMAGLEEIEDSLEDLGLERDHLLSLPDHDPVVVQELQERIQASLGRRAQLQKRIAAVYNPWWGSIFREGRAVSRFGAQIRDVACVYTSRVSNLSRYPVQKFFSSTGERMPHE
- the gatD gene encoding Glu-tRNA(Gln) amidotransferase subunit GatD produces the protein MSGNVSEDYKGYRDPALSVLRRFEALVWSDVTVRTDRGEFRGLILPRNEMADPEHVVLKMSTGYNIGLHVGGMQEITVHGRKVANYKIPEKAFPYSEGKPRVKLLGTGGTIASRLDYRTGAVIPAFSPGELYGSVPELADVCNLETEKLYGVFSENMGPEQWIGLAEAIGREIATGVDGIVVGHGTDTMHHTAAILSFMVQDPPVPIVMVGSQRSSDRPSSDAAINLMNATRTAATSDLAEVMVCMFGPTSDQYGLLHQGTRVRKMHSSYRSTFRTLSDIPLGKVDQGGVTPFRNDYRRRRADRDVSIKAVFDDRVSLVYYYPGMKPDVIDSLVDHGYKGIIIAGTGLGHVNRPLYPALERAHRAGVSMFMTVQTLWGFVQMYVYETGREIMELGVVPAANMLPEVAYMKLGWALGQTQDPAEVARIMLTPIARDITEREPYNGYLVYQGGIPEVDQFLSEHWK